The following nucleotide sequence is from Streptomyces leeuwenhoekii.
CGCTCGTACGCCAGCAGCTCCTCCACCTCCTCGACACCCAGCGACCGGATCCGGCTCTCCAGCCCGCCGATCGGCAGATGGTCGTAGTCGGGCAGGGGAAGGGTGTTGCGGGCGGGGTCGGCCATGGTTCTCACTTCCTCTGTACGGCGGCCTTGCAGCGCGGCCGGGGACACGGCGGTCGAAGCGGCGCCGGATCAGCGCCCGCCCGTACCCCCGCTGCCGAACGAGCCGCTGCTGCCCTCGTCCCAGCGGGGCCGCTGCCCCGTCGTGGCGGGACGGTCGCCCATGTTTCCGTGCCCCTTGAGCTGGTGCGGAGTCAGGCGCTCGTCACTGCGGGGCATCTCGTCGGGTTCGCGGTTCTCCCGCACCTCGCGGACCGGGCCCCCCTCGGGCATCCGGGGCTGCTCCTCCGGGCGGGGCGGGGGCGACTCCCGGCGCTTGCTGCGGATACCGATCGCGAAGGCACCGATCAGCAGGGCCACCACCACAACGGCGGCCACGCCCAGCCCGACACCGAGGGCGCCACGGCCCGCGGCCAGTTCCATCCATGCGGTAGTCATGGCACGCGAGTACCCCGCGCGGCCCCGGTCAACCGGATCACCTCGACCGGGCCGCCCGCGTCTGCGAACGGTTCGCCTTGCGGATCGCGTCGAGCAGCTCCGGCTTGCTCATCCGCGACCGGC
It contains:
- a CDS encoding DUF6479 family protein translates to MTTAWMELAAGRGALGVGLGVAAVVVVALLIGAFAIGIRSKRRESPPPRPEEQPRMPEGGPVREVRENREPDEMPRSDERLTPHQLKGHGNMGDRPATTGQRPRWDEGSSGSFGSGGTGGR